The Staphylothermus marinus F1 genome has a segment encoding these proteins:
- a CDS encoding pyridoxal-phosphate-dependent aminotransferase family protein, giving the protein MSSYEDVVKEVLSIIWPKPLKLFTAGPVACFPEVLEAMKAQMFSHRSSEYRELHRDTTVRLADFLETKKSTVLLIPASGTGFMEASIRNAVTPGGKVLVTIIGAFGKRYHEVVESNGRKAVVLEKAPGEPVLPEELDDALKKNPDVEAVTITYNETSTGVLNPLPELAKVAKEHDKLVFVDAVSAMGAADIKVDEWGLDLVFASSQKAFGVPPGLAMAAISDAVFEKAKTIPNRGWYFDLLKYKKYLETQWSTPSTPPIPQIIGLNVVLRIIEKIGGKEAWLKMYSERAEKIRKGVLDLGLELFAKPGYYSPTITVVKTPPGIRGIEVYEAMRKRGFEIAKGYGPVKEYTFRIGHMGYITDEDIRELFDNLREVIEELKKK; this is encoded by the coding sequence TTGAGTAGTTATGAAGACGTTGTAAAGGAGGTATTATCTATTATATGGCCGAAACCATTAAAACTATTCACCGCCGGCCCCGTAGCGTGTTTTCCAGAAGTATTAGAAGCTATGAAGGCGCAAATGTTTAGTCATAGATCATCTGAGTATAGGGAACTTCACAGAGACACTACAGTTAGATTAGCTGATTTCCTCGAGACAAAAAAGTCTACAGTATTATTAATTCCTGCCAGCGGCACAGGCTTTATGGAGGCAAGCATTAGAAACGCTGTCACGCCCGGTGGAAAAGTCTTAGTAACCATTATTGGTGCTTTCGGTAAGCGTTACCATGAAGTTGTTGAGAGTAATGGTAGGAAAGCTGTTGTGTTAGAGAAAGCTCCTGGAGAACCAGTATTGCCTGAAGAACTAGATGATGCTTTAAAGAAAAACCCGGATGTAGAAGCTGTTACTATAACATATAATGAGACAAGTACTGGTGTATTAAACCCCTTACCAGAGCTTGCAAAGGTTGCTAAGGAACATGATAAACTAGTCTTTGTAGACGCAGTATCCGCGATGGGGGCTGCTGATATAAAAGTGGATGAGTGGGGCTTAGACCTAGTTTTTGCGAGTAGTCAGAAAGCCTTTGGTGTTCCACCAGGTCTTGCAATGGCTGCTATAAGCGATGCTGTATTTGAAAAAGCAAAAACTATTCCTAATCGTGGATGGTATTTTGATTTATTAAAGTATAAGAAGTATTTGGAAACACAATGGTCTACGCCATCAACACCGCCAATACCTCAGATTATCGGGTTAAACGTTGTATTGAGAATAATTGAGAAAATCGGTGGTAAGGAAGCTTGGCTTAAAATGTATAGTGAGAGAGCAGAAAAGATTAGAAAAGGAGTACTTGATCTTGGATTAGAACTATTTGCTAAACCAGGCTATTATAGTCCAACAATAACAGTTGTTAAAACACCACCGGGTATTAGGGGTATAGAAGTATATGAAGCCATGAGGAAGAGAGGCTTCGAAATAGCAAAGGGATATGGGCCAGTTAAGGAATATACCTTTAGAATAGGCCATATGGGATATATAACCGATGAAGACATACGAGAACTCTTCGATAACTTGAGAGAAGTAATCGAGGAGCTCAAGAAGAAATAA
- a CDS encoding D-2-hydroxyacid dehydrogenase: MVKILVAAPLHEKALEKLRSAGFQIVYEEYPSEDRLVELIKDVEAIIVRSKPKVSRRVIEAAEKLKVIARAGVGLDNIDLDAANEKGIQVFNAPAAPTQSVAELAIGLMIDVLRKIAFADRKMREGVWAKKQCLGHELRGIVLGIIGMGRIGTAVARIAYHGFGMKIIYYDVRRCPKDVEKELDAKCVDLETLLKTADIVSIHVPLVPSTKHLINEEKLRLMKKSAILINTARGGVVDTDALVKALKEGWIAGAGLDVFEEEPLPPNHPLTKLDNVVLTPHIGANTVEAQERAGIEVVEKIIEFFKGSSNQ, translated from the coding sequence ATGGTAAAAATACTTGTTGCTGCACCACTTCATGAGAAAGCATTGGAGAAGCTGAGAAGCGCTGGCTTCCAAATAGTTTATGAAGAATATCCAAGTGAGGATAGATTGGTAGAGTTGATAAAAGATGTAGAAGCTATTATTGTGAGAAGTAAGCCAAAGGTATCTAGGAGGGTTATAGAAGCTGCTGAGAAACTAAAAGTTATTGCCCGCGCAGGGGTTGGACTAGATAATATTGATCTAGATGCAGCTAATGAGAAGGGTATTCAAGTATTTAATGCTCCCGCCGCCCCCACACAAAGTGTTGCAGAACTAGCAATAGGTTTAATGATTGATGTATTGAGAAAGATAGCTTTCGCTGATAGAAAAATGCGTGAAGGTGTATGGGCTAAGAAGCAGTGTTTAGGTCATGAGCTTAGAGGTATAGTATTAGGTATTATTGGTATGGGACGTATAGGAACAGCTGTTGCTAGGATCGCATATCATGGTTTTGGCATGAAGATCATATACTATGATGTGCGAAGATGCCCTAAGGATGTCGAGAAAGAACTAGATGCTAAATGTGTAGATCTAGAGACCCTGTTGAAGACAGCAGATATAGTATCAATCCATGTACCATTGGTGCCTTCTACTAAGCATTTAATTAATGAAGAAAAACTACGATTAATGAAGAAATCTGCAATACTCATAAACACTGCTCGTGGAGGCGTAGTAGACACAGATGCTCTAGTTAAAGCGCTAAAAGAGGGATGGATTGCTGGTGCAGGTCTAGATGTATTCGAGGAAGAACCACTGCCTCCTAACCATCCATTAACAAAGCTAGACAATGTTGTTTTAACACCACATATAGGAGCCAATACAGTTGAAGCACAGGAACGTGCAGGAATAGAAGTTGTTGAGAAAATAATTGAGTTCTTCAAGGGATCAAGTAATCAATAA
- a CDS encoding DUF5603 domain-containing protein: MSGKGKVIIKLPKTVIPVKHVEPVLIDVDKLLPHEEIVPGRLKDLMEKIRSEGVVDMPIIVTPIPGIDKYLVVDGHHRWAAVKELGYKKVPAIIIDYFDENVKLKTWYPAIIGSINKLLEEIKKEGIRIEECKGKDDVLKDEELGKYAFVIIGKNNECYKIYGSINEQKIVSKILSKLNLEGEYTLVYYGEKDEALRDLEEGKIDYLFLRKPPTKNEVIEIAKRNQVYSPKTTRHILPYIPAITNTPLDKLK, from the coding sequence TTGTCTGGGAAGGGAAAGGTAATTATAAAATTGCCGAAAACAGTGATTCCCGTTAAACATGTTGAACCAGTATTGATCGATGTAGATAAGTTGTTGCCGCATGAAGAAATAGTTCCGGGTAGGCTCAAGGATTTAATGGAGAAAATTCGTAGTGAAGGAGTTGTTGATATGCCGATTATAGTAACCCCTATTCCTGGCATAGATAAATACCTTGTTGTCGACGGACATCATCGATGGGCAGCTGTTAAAGAACTCGGCTATAAAAAAGTTCCAGCAATTATTATTGATTACTTCGATGAAAACGTGAAGTTAAAGACATGGTATCCAGCAATCATTGGATCAATAAATAAATTACTTGAAGAAATTAAGAAAGAAGGGATTAGAATAGAAGAATGCAAAGGTAAAGATGATGTCTTAAAAGATGAAGAACTAGGTAAATATGCATTTGTAATCATAGGGAAAAACAATGAATGCTATAAAATATATGGATCCATAAATGAGCAGAAAATAGTGTCGAAAATATTGTCGAAACTAAACTTGGAGGGAGAATATACTCTAGTATACTACGGTGAAAAAGATGAAGCATTAAGAGACCTGGAAGAAGGGAAGATAGACTATTTATTTCTGAGAAAACCCCCGACAAAAAACGAAGTAATCGAGATCGCTAAACGTAACCAAGTTTACTCGCCTAAAACAACGAGACACATCCTACCTTATATACCAGCAATAACAAATACTCCGCTGGATAAACTAAAATAA
- a CDS encoding DMT family transporter, which produces MRNNYPSILKHYLALLGTVILWGTSFPVIKILVSNVDEYTYVWVRGLLSIIFLTPLILFYISKKYVSKECVKGGLLAGIFYGLGLFFQGWGTSYTTASNSAFITGLNVLFVHLIVASMYKRYSIRLFASLVSGILGLYLLSSPTTIGRLGDFLVLIGAVMWALQIIVFDKYSKCNPFILVYFMFTPTQTFILFDPSPADILETRINVLLGFIYLAIFCSIGAFALQAYGQKKVPPETAATIFLLEPVFASIFAYMFLGETLTFKQLIGASFILLSMYLASKHLLK; this is translated from the coding sequence ATGAGAAATAATTATCCAAGCATACTTAAACACTACTTAGCTTTACTGGGCACGGTTATTTTATGGGGAACAAGTTTTCCAGTTATAAAAATCTTAGTGAGCAATGTTGATGAATACACGTATGTATGGGTTCGCGGATTATTATCTATAATATTCTTAACACCTTTGATACTTTTCTATATCTCTAAGAAATATGTTTCCAAAGAATGCGTTAAGGGAGGCTTATTAGCTGGTATATTCTATGGGTTAGGATTATTTTTTCAGGGATGGGGTACATCATATACTACTGCTAGTAATTCAGCTTTTATTACTGGGCTCAACGTATTATTTGTTCACTTAATTGTTGCTTCCATGTATAAAAGGTATAGTATAAGATTATTTGCTAGCCTGGTCTCGGGCATACTGGGTTTATACTTGTTATCAAGCCCTACAACAATTGGTAGGTTAGGAGATTTTCTTGTTTTAATAGGGGCGGTTATGTGGGCTTTACAAATAATTGTTTTCGATAAATATTCTAAATGTAATCCTTTCATACTAGTATACTTCATGTTCACACCTACTCAAACATTTATATTATTTGATCCATCACCTGCGGACATATTAGAAACAAGAATCAATGTTCTGCTTGGATTCATTTATCTAGCCATATTCTGCAGTATAGGTGCTTTTGCTCTACAAGCATATGGTCAGAAAAAAGTTCCACCAGAAACCGCGGCAACGATTTTCTTGTTAGAACCAGTATTCGCCTCTATCTTTGCGTACATGTTTCTAGGAGAAACTCTAACATTTAAACAATTAATAGGTGCTTCATTTATTCTTCTATCAATGTATCTGGCATCTAAGCATTTATTGAAGTAA
- a CDS encoding dolichol kinase, with protein MNLLYESIWATLLFIWVMIVVYPITKNLYKYMRRKGISHIKAVYYNRKVIHILAGGLVSLTVPFLFETPLLPAILAGVLAIATYMPHRRNKLMDWFQTEDNIYEVHFCIMWGVVITLSWLIFHNWWYGVIPIVFMAFGDGVTGIVRNMLYNRRTKAWIGNLAMALVTIPVGYFVLGPLGGLAGLIASIVEHFEIKPFIDDNITVPLISFLLLLIGLPYS; from the coding sequence TTGAATCTATTATATGAGAGTATATGGGCTACACTATTGTTTATATGGGTAATGATAGTTGTTTATCCAATAACCAAGAACCTATACAAGTATATGAGGCGTAAAGGAATATCCCATATAAAAGCTGTTTATTATAATAGGAAAGTAATACATATCCTTGCCGGCGGACTAGTATCGTTAACTGTGCCTTTTCTATTCGAAACACCGCTACTACCAGCAATTTTGGCAGGAGTATTAGCTATTGCTACATACATGCCTCATCGAAGAAATAAGCTGATGGATTGGTTCCAAACAGAGGATAACATATATGAAGTCCATTTCTGCATAATGTGGGGAGTGGTGATAACTCTTTCTTGGCTAATATTTCATAACTGGTGGTATGGAGTTATACCTATTGTTTTCATGGCTTTCGGCGACGGCGTGACAGGAATTGTTAGGAATATGCTATATAATAGGAGGACAAAAGCATGGATAGGCAACTTAGCAATGGCTTTAGTAACAATACCTGTAGGCTATTTTGTCCTTGGCCCATTAGGTGGATTAGCTGGGCTTATAGCTAGTATTGTTGAACACTTCGAGATAAAACCATTCATAGACGATAACATAACTGTTCCACTAATAAGCTTCTTACTACTACTCATAGGTCTACCTTATTCCTAG
- a CDS encoding RNA 2'-phosphotransferase yields the protein MKPIYKCRICGKYVETSIHCGVEAKLLLDANKRLKLSKLLSGLLRHYPWEAGLRIDSEGWVDIDELVEGIKTRWRNNEIYQWLSREHIIAVAKLDPKGRFEIRNNKIRARYGHSINVKIKYELEYPPTQLYHGTSIDKLAKIMIEGLKPMKRQFVHLTTSLENAVETGKRHGKPVVLIIDTMCLKEKRIPLYKATEKIYLAPKIPPQCIKQTFKPPKLGNK from the coding sequence ATGAAGCCCATCTATAAATGTAGAATTTGTGGAAAATATGTTGAAACATCTATTCATTGTGGTGTAGAAGCTAAACTATTACTTGATGCTAATAAGAGGCTGAAACTGAGCAAGTTATTATCTGGGCTTCTAAGACATTATCCATGGGAGGCAGGTTTAAGAATTGATAGTGAGGGCTGGGTGGATATAGATGAACTCGTTGAAGGAATAAAAACTAGGTGGAGAAACAATGAAATCTACCAATGGCTGAGCAGAGAACATATCATAGCAGTAGCAAAACTAGATCCCAAAGGTAGATTTGAAATACGAAATAATAAGATTAGAGCAAGATACGGGCACAGCATAAATGTTAAGATAAAATACGAGCTAGAATACCCACCTACACAATTATATCATGGAACAAGCATAGATAAACTAGCCAAAATAATGATTGAAGGCTTAAAACCTATGAAGAGACAATTCGTACATTTAACAACTAGTTTAGAAAACGCTGTAGAAACAGGGAAAAGACATGGAAAACCAGTAGTGCTCATAATAGATACTATGTGCTTAAAAGAAAAAAGAATACCACTATATAAGGCTACAGAAAAAATATACTTAGCACCAAAAATCCCCCCACAATGCATAAAACAAACCTTTAAACCCCCTAAACTAGGAAACAAATAA
- a CDS encoding SDR family oxidoreductase, protein MMFDISGYRVLITASSRGIGYGIAKVLVREGCRVVINGRNKERLMKSVEELRNIGSSEVYGVQADLTIKEDVERLVDETINYLGGLDALVYVTGPPRPGYFSELSLEDWEYGINLLIKSALWLTYKALPHLEKSKNPSITYLTSIAVKEPIPNIALSNTLRISIHGLAKTLAKELGPKGIRVNTVLPGYIMTDRVKQLIEDRSKRENKSKDEIIKEITAEIPLRRIGEPEEVGYLVAYLISPYASYINGASIPVDGGRLKSIF, encoded by the coding sequence ATGATGTTCGATATAAGTGGGTATAGAGTTCTCATAACAGCTTCTTCTAGAGGTATAGGTTATGGTATAGCCAAGGTTCTAGTAAGAGAAGGTTGTAGAGTTGTAATTAATGGGCGTAATAAGGAGAGGCTTATGAAATCTGTTGAGGAACTTAGAAATATTGGTTCCAGCGAAGTATATGGTGTTCAAGCAGATCTAACTATTAAAGAGGATGTTGAGAGACTTGTGGATGAAACAATTAATTATCTTGGAGGACTAGATGCACTAGTATATGTAACCGGCCCGCCTAGACCAGGTTATTTCTCAGAATTATCTCTTGAAGACTGGGAATACGGGATCAACTTATTAATTAAGAGCGCATTATGGCTCACCTACAAAGCCCTACCCCACCTTGAAAAATCAAAGAACCCCTCCATAACCTATCTAACCAGCATAGCCGTAAAAGAACCCATACCAAATATAGCATTATCAAACACTCTAAGAATAAGTATTCACGGCCTAGCAAAAACTCTCGCCAAAGAACTAGGACCTAAAGGTATAAGGGTAAACACTGTTCTACCCGGATACATTATGACTGATAGAGTAAAACAATTAATAGAAGACAGATCAAAAAGGGAGAATAAAAGCAAAGACGAAATAATAAAGGAGATAACAGCAGAAATACCCCTACGAAGAATAGGAGAACCAGAAGAAGTAGGCTACTTAGTCGCATATCTAATCAGCCCATACGCATCATATATTAACGGAGCATCAATACCAGTCGATGGCGGAAGACTAAAAAGCATATTCTAA
- a CDS encoding NfeD family protein, translating into MDLGLLLILLGAILIVIEIATPGFFIAVPGTILIIYGVLLALFPELINIPYVPWILFFLSFPIGYITYLIYRKLSPPSPPVTESYEGLIGKVGVVVETVKPDSLEGKVRIDSDVWSATSDEVVEPGRKVVVVGVEGVHLIVKPLAEKIKDTG; encoded by the coding sequence ATGGATTTAGGCTTACTCCTAATTCTTCTAGGAGCTATTCTCATCGTTATAGAAATAGCTACACCAGGCTTCTTCATAGCTGTTCCAGGAACTATTCTTATCATTTATGGTGTATTACTCGCATTATTCCCCGAGCTCATCAATATCCCATATGTTCCCTGGATACTGTTCTTCCTATCTTTCCCCATAGGCTATATAACATATTTAATATATAGGAAACTATCTCCGCCATCACCACCTGTTACTGAGAGCTATGAGGGATTAATTGGTAAGGTTGGAGTTGTTGTTGAAACTGTTAAGCCTGATTCTCTTGAGGGGAAGGTTAGGATTGATAGTGATGTTTGGAGTGCTACTAGTGATGAAGTAGTTGAGCCTGGTAGGAAAGTTGTTGTTGTAGGTGTTGAGGGTGTTCACTTAATTGTTAAACCGTTAGCTGAGAAAATCAAGGATACTGGTTAG
- a CDS encoding SPFH domain-containing protein, with protein MDPLTIVLLLLLTIIVIYIIARGIIVIRPWEVGIYIRLGKFVGILRPGVHWVPPFISVVHHMDLRTQVVDVPRQDVITRDNSPVSVDAIVYFRVVDPRKAFFEVTDYRAAIIALAQTTLRSVIGDMELDEILYNRAALNAKLRKILDEATDKWGVRVETVEIREVEPSPRVKKAMEEQTSAERERRAAILRADGEKRAAILKAEGEKTAQILRAEGERMAKILRAEGERLATILRAQGEAQRLRILSLGAASLHSHALTAMSLETLKAMADGKATKIIVPFEVSRLVEALSAYIGKGVREPQIPQVDLEKLVKLIGEPEKILGKIPSYEELSVEVKKAIEEAKKRKPTPTELSREEKELLETLKKEEKT; from the coding sequence ATGGATCCATTAACTATTGTTTTATTATTACTACTAACAATTATAGTGATCTATATTATTGCTAGAGGAATAATTGTTATTCGTCCATGGGAGGTAGGAATATATATTCGTCTAGGAAAATTCGTCGGCATACTTAGGCCTGGTGTTCACTGGGTTCCACCATTTATCAGTGTAGTACACCATATGGATCTCCGTACCCAAGTAGTTGATGTTCCCAGACAAGATGTTATTACGAGGGATAATAGTCCCGTAAGTGTTGATGCAATAGTTTATTTCCGAGTAGTTGATCCTAGGAAGGCATTCTTCGAAGTAACAGATTATCGTGCAGCAATAATTGCTCTTGCTCAAACAACTCTCCGTAGTGTTATAGGTGATATGGAGCTTGACGAAATACTCTATAATCGTGCAGCATTGAATGCTAAGCTTAGAAAAATACTTGATGAAGCAACTGATAAGTGGGGTGTTCGCGTAGAAACAGTTGAGATCAGGGAGGTTGAGCCTAGTCCACGTGTTAAGAAAGCTATGGAGGAACAAACCAGTGCTGAGCGTGAGCGTAGAGCAGCTATTCTGAGAGCTGATGGTGAGAAGAGAGCTGCAATACTTAAGGCTGAAGGTGAGAAAACCGCTCAAATACTCCGCGCAGAAGGTGAGCGTATGGCTAAGATTCTGAGAGCTGAGGGTGAGAGATTAGCAACTATTCTGAGAGCACAAGGTGAAGCACAGAGACTTAGAATACTAAGCCTTGGAGCAGCCAGTCTACACAGCCACGCATTAACAGCTATGAGCTTAGAAACATTGAAAGCAATGGCTGATGGTAAAGCAACAAAGATCATAGTCCCATTTGAAGTATCCAGATTAGTAGAAGCATTATCAGCATATATAGGGAAAGGAGTTAGAGAACCACAAATACCACAAGTAGACCTAGAAAAACTAGTAAAACTAATAGGAGAACCAGAGAAAATACTGGGTAAAATACCTAGCTACGAAGAATTATCAGTAGAAGTAAAGAAAGCAATAGAAGAAGCAAAAAAGAGAAAACCAACACCAACAGAACTATCAAGAGAAGAAAAAGAACTACTAGAAACACTGAAAAAAGAAGAGAAAACATAA
- a CDS encoding winged helix-turn-helix domain-containing protein: MRSYREIRLIVRWLLEGSRGGKLRARILLLLKEKPMNPNQLAKELGVNYRTVIHHLRILQEHELVEKLGGNNYGAPYALTRLSEEIWEYIEELVRRILGDKK, encoded by the coding sequence TTGAGGAGTTATAGGGAGATAAGATTAATTGTTAGATGGTTGCTTGAAGGCAGTAGGGGTGGAAAACTAAGAGCTAGAATACTATTGCTTCTAAAGGAGAAGCCTATGAACCCGAACCAGTTGGCTAAAGAACTAGGTGTAAATTATAGAACAGTTATTCACCACTTAAGAATACTGCAAGAACACGAGCTCGTGGAGAAGCTTGGAGGAAACAATTATGGAGCACCCTATGCACTCACAAGATTATCGGAGGAGATATGGGAGTATATAGAAGAATTAGTTAGAAGGATTCTAGGTGATAAGAAATGA
- a CDS encoding integrase, whose protein sequence is MINKRLVCFTDKGFCRYYMGLRETTKHCEWRYFSSKTLSLLEEIAPRKISKHLPRRYAEKHGLLLPKYVRKTAWRLMIKTMNMEVARFIQSRFGELRVSEARYEDLISLADQAYPIFLKHLTEIALINYQWYEVNPTHTTYILRNSIYSPYINNSNNFL, encoded by the coding sequence GTGATCAATAAGAGGCTTGTGTGCTTTACGGATAAGGGCTTCTGCAGATACTACATGGGGTTGCGTGAAACAACAAAGCATTGTGAATGGAGATATTTCTCAAGTAAAACGCTAAGTCTCCTAGAAGAAATTGCTCCTAGAAAGATAAGCAAGCACCTGCCCAGGAGATATGCTGAAAAACACGGTCTACTCCTACCAAAGTATGTAAGGAAGACTGCATGGAGACTAATGATAAAAACAATGAACATGGAGGTAGCGAGATTCATACAGTCAAGATTCGGGGAGCTGAGGGTAAGCGAAGCTAGATATGAAGATCTGATCAGCCTCGCTGACCAGGCATATCCCATCTTTCTGAAGCACCTAACTGAAATTGCTCTTATCAATTACCAGTGGTACGAGGTCAATCCTACCCATACTACGTACATTCTTAGGAACTCGATATATTCTCCTTATATTAACAATAGTAATAACTTTTTATAA
- a CDS encoding AAA family ATPase, translating into MPANYTYTCNRFFLEVTRSPYPGHIGKCLWAPHGKRWEKMDELKPGDCILHYTSSRAKNLKRTFVGISRVARKALVLNKNDLLNKFKELNIQNESYGKFADEWLGKYDQFYYVELKDFLEFHRKISYDEVSDKISIPEKYLSSINPGVAAFILELGGLKNFTSKCMHKEIRYEDIRDHISKKFFIDEDILMLINSLLDAGENVLLVGYPGTGKTSLAREIAIARGYEPYYVVATAHWSRYDVIGGLMLEGKEARWRSGFLIRAIVKHIENSQMYKECSSGVRGVYLIIDEVNRADVDKAFAEFFLIFSSHNPSERIIPEELFEEIRSYVEKDMADKYAKKFIEYLENENDEGKEYLAKVKVGDKVIGYRVPLDFRIIATMNQVDVRNLFTLGDAFARRFAIVEIKPPNNIDKLLDKVYENIKAELGPRINEIESIIKDVRSLIDEKLKKLYKETNNSYTKTEKGTSTYLVISPANLYRAIKSFITTYLSLKKSGKEIEDLDKVLRKYIETSLPLSRLWDRRVRKHVNEVLDSVFEKKSTQ; encoded by the coding sequence TTGCCGGCTAATTATACTTATACATGTAATAGATTCTTCCTCGAGGTTACTCGTTCACCCTACCCTGGACATATAGGTAAGTGTTTGTGGGCACCACATGGTAAAAGATGGGAAAAAATGGATGAACTTAAGCCGGGCGACTGTATACTTCACTACACTTCTAGTAGGGCTAAAAATCTTAAAAGAACGTTTGTGGGTATATCGCGTGTTGCAAGAAAGGCTTTAGTTTTAAACAAAAACGATTTGTTAAATAAATTTAAAGAGCTCAATATACAGAATGAATCCTATGGTAAATTCGCTGATGAATGGCTAGGAAAATATGATCAATTTTATTATGTTGAATTAAAGGATTTCCTTGAATTTCATAGAAAAATTAGCTATGATGAAGTTTCAGACAAGATCTCCATTCCAGAGAAATATCTATCTTCAATAAACCCTGGAGTAGCAGCTTTTATATTGGAGCTTGGGGGGTTAAAGAATTTTACGTCAAAATGTATGCATAAGGAAATCCGTTATGAAGATATTAGGGATCATATTTCAAAAAAGTTCTTCATTGATGAAGATATACTTATGCTTATTAATAGTCTTCTTGATGCTGGTGAGAACGTATTACTTGTGGGTTATCCAGGTACGGGTAAAACTTCTCTTGCAAGAGAAATAGCTATTGCTAGAGGCTATGAACCATACTATGTTGTCGCCACTGCTCATTGGAGCCGGTACGATGTTATTGGGGGATTAATGCTTGAGGGTAAGGAGGCTAGGTGGCGGAGTGGGTTCTTGATAAGAGCTATTGTTAAGCATATCGAGAATTCACAGATGTATAAAGAGTGTAGCTCAGGGGTTCGAGGTGTTTATCTTATAATAGATGAGGTTAATCGTGCAGATGTTGATAAGGCTTTCGCTGAATTCTTCCTAATATTCTCAAGCCATAACCCCAGTGAAAGAATTATTCCAGAAGAGCTTTTTGAAGAGATAAGAAGCTATGTTGAAAAAGACATGGCTGATAAATATGCTAAAAAGTTCATAGAATATCTTGAAAACGAAAATGATGAAGGTAAAGAGTATCTTGCTAAGGTAAAAGTGGGAGATAAGGTTATTGGTTATCGTGTACCGTTAGATTTTAGAATAATTGCCACCATGAACCAAGTTGATGTAAGAAACTTATTTACACTCGGCGACGCGTTTGCAAGAAGATTCGCAATAGTAGAGATCAAGCCACCTAATAATATAGACAAATTACTAGACAAGGTCTATGAAAACATAAAAGCAGAGCTAGGCCCTAGAATCAATGAAATAGAGAGTATAATTAAGGATGTTAGGAGCTTAATTGATGAGAAGCTGAAAAAATTGTATAAGGAAACTAACAATTCTTATACAAAAACAGAGAAAGGAACTAGTACATATCTAGTGATAAGTCCAGCAAACCTCTATAGAGCTATTAAATCCTTTATCACAACATATCTTAGCTTAAAGAAAAGTGGAAAAGAAATTGAAGATTTAGACAAGGTTCTTAGAAAATACATTGAAACCTCCCTGCCATTATCGAGATTGTGGGATAGAAGAGTTAGGAAACACGTTAACGAGGTTCTAGACAGTGTCTTCGAAAAGAAATCAACGCAATAA